The genomic window TGCTAAACTTCCCTGTGATACTAAACCGCTGTCTTGTGAACTCCTAATTCCACTGTATGCTATTAGATAAGTGAGTAACCttggaaaacagaataaattgcaGAACTTTGTAAGTCTGTATCTAACCATTCTATTATCTAGATGCTGCCTTAATAATCTTGGCATAAATACATAGGTACAGCTTTTCACTTCAAAAAAACCTTACAATTCTCACTCTTAAAATGGAGTTTATTTACACTGTCTCTTATATAAAGTAGccgaagaaaacaaaaaaaaaatgctgcctaTTTATTTTGGAGTTCCCAGCCAATTTTGATTTTCAGACAGCAGTTTGGTGTGTATCCATTACAAGATATCTTAACACACGACATACCTGCAAAAATCCCAGTGCTACCAACCTATAGAAGATGGGCAATGCTCTAATAAACCCTAGTGCTGGATTCCAGCAGGTATGGATATGCCCAGGTATTGGTTAACATTCCTTCTCTTCTTATTTTTAAGTGGGACTATCAAATACTGTCCATTAAGAGGATAGCCAATGATAATCCAATCTTGCCAAAACACGGAGGAGGACGAAATACTCACTTGCTTAATGTGCAGATACGATACTGCTTCTTGAAAGCAAAGAGGGTTTCCATCTCCTCTTTAGCCAATTCAAAGTCAAACACTTGAATAAAGGTCCCAAACAGCTGGGTTACTTCAGTTTGCAAAAAGACAAGTGTAAGTTCATTCGCAGAAAGAATACcaaaaacagaagtagaaaagcaTTGTTTATTTACACTGACTGTTTCTTATATAAAGtagccaaagaaaacagaaaaaaaaaattgccacctATTTATTTTGGAGTTCCCAGCCAATTTTGATTTTCAGACAGTAGTTTGGTGTGTATCCATTACAAGATATCTTGACACACAATGTACCTGCAAAAATCCCAGTACTACCAACCTGTAGAAGACGGGCAATCATTATCTGTCTCTGAAGTTGAGATGACAGCATGGGAGTGCATTGGAAAAGAGTTCAGAATTGGCCAGGGATGCTGCATGTAGAAGTGGCTAGTGTGCCAATTAAAGCCCAAGGCCACTGGTAATCCTCTGTCCATCGTTAAAACTAGTGTTAGAGATAATATTCTTTAAAGCATTACAATGTGTATGAGACAGCTGGAACTCAGTTTTCCATAATACCTGTGTAAATAGTTACTTTAGCAGGAATCGGAAAAATACTTGTAACCAGGGAAAATACTATGACCAGTAGTTACCTGATCTGGGATTTTGTTGTACTTGAGTGTCATTTCCTTAATTTGGGGATAATCAAAAAGGGAAATATCTTCAGGCTTGGacctgtgaaaataaaaagcagacttCAGCAGTTCAGTGGCCCGCTATCTTCTCCCTCAAGCACTGTAGggtaagaatatttttaaaattataagaaaGCATCATCTTGCACACTTTAATTCACCATCTTCTCATTGCTCCAGTCCCtgctttcattcttttccttttatcgCAGGTTGGCACATGAGAAGAGGCCTGTAGTTTCTAGTATAACAGGTCACTGAAACACATTTCAGTCCATCCTGGGATCAGGCTGGGAATTTCTTTTGTCCAGATCCTGAAAATTTCATCTTGAGAATGGGTAGCTGTCATGTCCTTCGCAAGCACAGCTGCTCTGGTATACACCCTGTCCCAGGTCAGAGAAGGCCATGAAGACTGGAGTAAAAGCAAAATTTCTTCAGGTCATCCATTTAAAAACCTAATCCATTTGTCTCAGTAAGACTGCAAAGTTGCTGTTTTCATAAGCATGTGCTGCTTTGTTTtcggtttgtgtttgttttagttCAGAAGTTCTCTTACATGTTTAATAAACTCACCCAAGCTCAGTTAAGAATTATCTTTCACCAACCAACTGATCGTTTTTCTCCTCAATATGAAACTCCAGAGACAGCACAGGTATGAATTAGTGGACTGAATATCACAGTAAGTGTGAGAGAGGTTTCTGTGTGTGTGAAGGTTTATCCACGTCCCAAGACTGGTTTACTGTATTGGCTCCAACCAATGTCTAAGAAAGAAGTCTCACAAAGCATTCTTACCATGGCCAGTTGGGTGCTCCAAGGGGACGATATGCAGGGACAGAGATCCTTTTGGATTGGCAAAACTTAATCAGCTCTTCCTGAGGAAGGTGGGGGTGGCTCTCAGTCTACAAagaaaaaatcagatttctttatAAGCAGAAGGTACTTCAAGGTTTAGCATCACTATGGTGACCTGCCAAGCCCCACATCAGCTTTGAAAAGGTTGTTCTTTTTGCAGCTGTAGGGTTTTTAAGAGAGTCAGCCAGTGCTTGAGATCTTTTCCCCTTATTCCCAACGCTGCCTCCAGCAAGGCCCAATCTTCATACATTAGTTTCTCTTTCCAGCTGCCTGCCTCATTTTTCATGACCTCTCCCAGTCCCCCTGTCAGTGGGCTCCAAGTTCCAGTTGTGCACATCCAGCTGAAGCACCCAACTCTCCTGTCATCCCATCCTACCTATTCACCCCAGCAGCGTGGCCTGGCTCTGGTCCTACCTATtcatgcagccttttttttttccttaggagctGTAGGAAAGGAGATGGGTAAGCCCCGCCGCATTCTCCCTTTCAGAGCTCATCTCTCAGCCTGCATGAGCTCAGTGCTGCAGTCAGAAGAAAGGTGAAGGTTCCACTTTCAAGCCAGGGGTGCCGCAGGCTTGTGTGACTGCAGCTTCCTGCACAAGTAAGGGCCCAGAACGTTCTGCATCTTTGATTGCTCCGTGATTTAGCCAAACACAGGTGTATTCCCACACAGATATGAAAAAGCACAGCCTTAACataaaaaggtattttactgCCAGAGATGTTGCATCGATTGCAACACCCCAGACAGGTGTGATGTCAGTACCGATGAGTTTGAGAACAATTTACTTGATTATTTGCAGGTTTATGTCTTAAGCCTGGTTTGCTCAGGAGCTGATCCGTTTGCAGTTGAAGTCGGGAGACTCCAAT from Accipiter gentilis chromosome 18, bAccGen1.1, whole genome shotgun sequence includes these protein-coding regions:
- the LOC126047965 gene encoding LOW QUALITY PROTEIN: aldo-keto reductase family 1 member B1-like (The sequence of the model RefSeq protein was modified relative to this genomic sequence to represent the inferred CDS: substituted 1 base at 1 genomic stop codon): MLSPLFSTDDSSTQKRCPSLLHGPREKALCDARRLAGVAASLLLPRASRGAAAFIRRKGWDGSLQGTARDAVKFAIGVGYRHFDCACLYQNENEIGDALQEKTVEGIVRXEDLFTVSKLWSAFRERSLVKEACQKTLAALQLDYLDLYLMHWPMGFKAGEELFPAGGNGMIIPSNTDFLDTCEAMEELVDAGLVKAIGVSRLQLQTDQLLSKPGLRHKPANNQTESHPHLPQEELIKFCQSKRISVPAYRPLGAPNWPWSKPEDISLFDYPQIKEMTLKYNKIPDQVTTGHSIFPGYNHFYMQHPWPILNSFPMHSHAVISTSETDNDCPSSTETVSVNKQCFSTSVFGILSANELTLVFLQTEVTQLFGTFIQVFDFELAKEEMETLFAFKKQYRICTLSK